The DNA sequence TTTTGATGGTGGGGAGTTTTTGGCTATTGATCATTTGCCCATTACATTCGACATCAAGTATTATATACAAGGCATTGTATTTGGACTTGCAACTACAGCCTTTGCAGGATATTTTCCTGCGAAGAAAGCATCAAAAGTAGATCCTGTAAAAATAATTCGTGGATAATATGGACACGGTTTTAAAAGCAGAAAATATCGTCAAATATTTCAATGAACCTGAACAATTCGAGGTTTTAAAAAATATTACTTTCGAAGCTAAGCGTGGTGAATTCCTGAGCCTCGTGGGCAAATCGGGTTGTGGTAAATCAACACTATTATATATACTTTCTACCCTCGATACCGATTATAAAGGTACACTAGTTGTAAATGGAGAAACACTCACAGGCAAATCACAAAATGAGTTGGCAAAATTTAGAAATTCACATATAGGTTTTGTATTCCAATTTCATTTTTTATTACCTGAGTTTTCTTGTTTGCAAAACGTAATGCTGCCAGCTTTGAAGTTGGGAAAGTATACTACAGAAGAAATTGAACATCGGGCTTATGACAAATTAAAACTATTGGGTGTTGAAGAACAAGCACTCAAGCTTTCGAGCAAGCTAAGTGGTGGACAGCAGCAACGTATTGCTATAGCCCGTGCCCTCATTAATGATCCAAGTATTATAATGGGCGATGAACCCACAGGAAATTTGGATTCTGAAAACACAAAAAATGTATTTAATATATTAAAAGAGTTATCTCAGGAATTTGGACAAACTATTATAGCCGTTACGCATGATAAAGAATTTGCCGATA is a window from the Bacteroidota bacterium genome containing:
- a CDS encoding ABC transporter ATP-binding protein; this encodes MDTVLKAENIVKYFNEPEQFEVLKNITFEAKRGEFLSLVGKSGCGKSTLLYILSTLDTDYKGTLVVNGETLTGKSQNELAKFRNSHIGFVFQFHFLLPEFSCLQNVMLPALKLGKYTTEEIEHRAYDKLKLLGVEEQALKLSSKLSGGQQQRIAIARALINDPSIIMGDEPTGNLDSENTKNVFNILKELSQEFGQTIIAVTHDKEFADKTDRIIEMEDGRIL